A part of Bosea sp. (in: a-proteobacteria) genomic DNA contains:
- a CDS encoding FAD-binding oxidoreductase: MSALLESLSQIVGARQVLTAEADMAPHLKEWRNLFKGRASAVVKPASTGEVAAILSLAHQTGTPIVPQGGNTGLVGGQIPVAEGREIILSLARMDKVRAVEPSSDTIIVEAGVTLQRVQEAADAAGRLFPLSLASEGSCTIGGNLSTNAGGTAVIAYGNARDLCLGLEVVLADGRIWNGLRTLRKDNTGYDLKNLFIGAEGTLGIITAASLKLFPRPQSRATAFLAVPDPGRALALLNLVKAEAGPALTTFELMPRFGLEVVVRHAAGARDPLSAPSPWMVLMELSSPRAAGLDATLETLLETALEQGLVTDAAIAASEAQRRALWRIREAMSEVQGYEGGSIKHDVSVPVASVPAFLARGIALVEAMAPGCRPLPFGHLGDGNIHFNVSQPVGADKEAFLALWGDMNEAVHGLVREFGGSISAEHGIGRLKRHLLASVKDPVELAMMRAIKATLDPSGILNPGSVL, translated from the coding sequence ATGAGCGCTCTTCTCGAAAGCCTGTCGCAGATCGTCGGCGCGCGGCAGGTGCTGACCGCCGAGGCTGACATGGCTCCGCACCTCAAGGAATGGCGCAATCTTTTCAAGGGCCGCGCAAGCGCCGTCGTCAAGCCAGCCAGCACTGGCGAGGTCGCGGCCATCCTGTCGCTGGCGCATCAAACCGGCACGCCCATCGTGCCGCAGGGCGGCAACACCGGGCTGGTGGGCGGCCAGATCCCCGTGGCCGAGGGCCGCGAGATCATCCTGTCGCTGGCGCGCATGGACAAGGTGCGGGCCGTGGAGCCCTCCAGCGACACCATCATCGTCGAGGCAGGGGTCACGCTGCAGCGGGTGCAGGAGGCCGCTGATGCCGCAGGGCGGCTGTTCCCGCTCTCGCTGGCTTCAGAGGGCAGCTGCACCATCGGCGGCAATCTCTCGACCAATGCTGGCGGGACGGCCGTGATCGCCTATGGCAATGCCAGGGATCTGTGCCTAGGCCTCGAGGTAGTGCTGGCCGACGGGCGCATATGGAACGGCCTGCGCACGCTGCGCAAGGACAATACGGGCTATGACCTCAAGAACCTCTTCATCGGCGCGGAGGGCACGCTCGGCATCATCACCGCCGCGTCGCTGAAGCTGTTTCCCAGGCCGCAGTCACGGGCCACCGCGTTTCTTGCCGTGCCCGACCCGGGGCGGGCGCTGGCGCTGCTCAACCTCGTCAAGGCGGAGGCGGGCCCGGCGCTGACCACCTTCGAGCTGATGCCGCGCTTCGGGCTCGAGGTCGTGGTGCGCCATGCCGCCGGTGCACGTGACCCATTGTCGGCGCCTTCGCCCTGGATGGTGCTGATGGAGCTGTCATCGCCGCGTGCCGCCGGCCTCGACGCCACGCTGGAAACGCTGCTTGAAACCGCGCTGGAGCAGGGCCTCGTCACAGATGCCGCGATCGCGGCCTCAGAGGCGCAACGGCGCGCGCTCTGGCGCATCCGCGAGGCGATGAGCGAGGTTCAGGGCTACGAGGGCGGATCGATCAAGCATGATGTCTCGGTGCCGGTTGCGAGCGTGCCGGCCTTTCTGGCGCGCGGCATCGCGCTGGTCGAGGCGATGGCGCCGGGCTGCCGGCCGCTGCCCTTCGGCCACCTTGGCGACGGCAACATCCACTTCAACGTCTCGCAGCCGGTCGGCGCGGACAAGGAGGCGTTCCTCGCCTTGTGGGGCGACATGAATGAGGCCGTGCATGGGCTGGTCCGTGAGTTCGGCGGCTCGATCTCGGCCGAGCACGGCATCGGCCGGCTCAAGCGGCATCTGCTGGCTTCGGTCAAGGATCCGGTGGAGCTGGCGATGATGCGCGCCATCAAGGCGACGCTCGATCCGTCCGGCATCCTCAATCCGGGCTCGGTGCTGTGA
- the argF gene encoding ornithine carbamoyltransferase, translating to MVMRHFLDLSDFSGPQLRAMLDAGRAIKARRRTPAATADMPLDGKVVAMIFDQPSLRTRASFEVGIRELGGSPMMVTGREIELGERESVADTARVFSRYVDAIMIRILDHGQLHDFASHATVPVINGLTKTSHPCQVMADMMTFEEHCGPLHRRKIAWTGDSNNVLTSWIHAAGRFDFELHVATPAELAPPAPLVRWASDNGARLKLTTRPEEAVEGADCVITDCWVSMGDKEGNRHNLLRPYQVNEPLMARASDKAVFMHCLPATRGEEVTDAVMDGPQSVVYDEAENRLHAQKAILAWCFGQIQA from the coding sequence ATGGTGATGCGGCATTTTCTCGACCTGTCGGATTTCTCCGGCCCGCAGCTCAGGGCGATGCTCGACGCCGGGCGCGCCATCAAGGCCCGTCGCCGCACCCCTGCGGCGACGGCCGACATGCCGCTGGACGGCAAGGTCGTGGCGATGATCTTCGACCAGCCATCCTTGCGCACGCGCGCCTCCTTCGAGGTAGGCATCCGCGAACTTGGCGGCTCGCCGATGATGGTGACAGGTCGCGAGATCGAGCTGGGCGAGCGCGAGAGCGTGGCCGACACGGCGCGCGTGTTCTCGCGCTATGTCGACGCGATCATGATCCGCATCCTCGACCATGGCCAGCTGCACGACTTCGCCAGCCACGCCACGGTGCCGGTGATCAACGGGCTCACCAAGACCTCGCATCCGTGCCAGGTCATGGCCGACATGATGACCTTCGAGGAACATTGCGGACCGCTTCACCGCCGCAAGATCGCCTGGACCGGGGACAGCAACAATGTGCTGACCTCCTGGATCCACGCGGCGGGCCGCTTCGATTTCGAACTGCATGTGGCGACGCCCGCGGAACTGGCGCCGCCGGCCCCGCTTGTGCGCTGGGCAAGCGACAACGGGGCGCGTCTCAAGCTGACCACCCGTCCCGAGGAAGCGGTCGAGGGCGCCGATTGCGTCATCACCGATTGCTGGGTGTCCATGGGCGACAAGGAGGGCAACCGGCACAATCTGCTTCGGCCCTACCAGGTCAACGAGCCCCTGATGGCGCGCGCCAGCGACAAGGCCGTGTTCATGCATTGCCTGCCCGCCACGCGCGGCGAGGAAGTGACGGACGCGGTCATGGATGGGCCCCAATCGGTGGTCTATGACGAGGCGGAAAACCGGCTGCATGCGCAGAAGGCGATTCTCGCCTGGTGCTTCGGCCAGATCCAGGCCTGA
- the pgi gene encoding glucose-6-phosphate isomerase — translation MTLDMIWRDLEDLGQAAATLSMRTLFEEDPARFDRFSRRFDDMLLDVSKTSLTQASLRRLLDLARASGFEARREAMFRGDAINATEGRAVLHTALRNRSGCPVMIAGRDVMPDVNDVLAALGVFSEGVRSGSIVAHDGKPFTDVVNIGIGGSDLGPVMATLALAPYADGPRTHFISNIDGAHLADSLAGLDPARTLLIVASKTFTTVETMTNAASARRWLVAALGEEAVASHFCAVSTALDKVAAFGIAPDRVFGFWDWVGGRYSLWSAVGLPVMLAIGPQRFADMLDGAHAMDEHFRTAPLADNLPVLLGLVGIWHRNACGHATRAVLPYDQRLARLPAYLQQLDMESNGKRVTLSGAAVGRSTGPVVWGEPGTNGQHAFMQLMHQGTEPVPAEFLLAAEGHEPDLAHHHAILSANALAQAEALMKGRTLDEAKAQLAARGLSQGEIDRLAPHRVFPGNRPSTMLLYRKLDPFTFGRIVSLYEHRVFVEAAIWDINAFDQWGVELGKELATGLQGVIEGAESAEGRDGSTAGLVGWIHGLRRG, via the coding sequence ATGACACTGGACATGATCTGGCGCGACCTTGAGGACCTCGGTCAGGCTGCGGCGACGCTCTCGATGCGGACCCTGTTTGAAGAAGACCCGGCGCGCTTCGACCGGTTCTCGCGGCGCTTCGACGACATGCTGCTCGATGTCTCCAAGACGAGCCTGACCCAGGCATCGCTTCGCCGGCTGCTCGATCTGGCGCGCGCGTCCGGGTTCGAGGCCAGGCGCGAGGCCATGTTCCGCGGCGACGCCATCAACGCCACCGAAGGGCGGGCGGTGCTGCACACGGCCCTGCGCAACCGGTCGGGCTGCCCCGTGATGATCGCCGGGCGGGACGTGATGCCGGACGTCAACGACGTGCTGGCCGCGCTGGGCGTCTTCAGCGAAGGCGTGCGCTCCGGCTCGATCGTGGCCCATGACGGCAAGCCCTTCACGGATGTGGTCAACATCGGCATAGGCGGATCGGATCTCGGCCCCGTGATGGCGACGCTGGCGCTGGCGCCGTATGCGGACGGTCCGCGCACGCACTTCATCTCCAACATCGATGGCGCGCACCTTGCCGACAGCCTGGCGGGGCTCGATCCGGCCCGGACGCTCCTGATCGTGGCATCCAAGACCTTCACCACGGTCGAGACCATGACCAATGCCGCATCCGCCCGGCGCTGGCTGGTGGCGGCGCTCGGGGAGGAGGCGGTGGCCTCGCATTTCTGCGCCGTCTCGACCGCGCTCGACAAGGTAGCCGCCTTCGGCATCGCGCCGGACCGGGTGTTCGGCTTCTGGGACTGGGTAGGCGGCCGCTACTCGCTGTGGTCTGCGGTGGGCCTGCCGGTGATGCTGGCGATCGGGCCGCAGCGCTTCGCCGACATGCTGGACGGCGCCCATGCCATGGATGAGCATTTCCGCACCGCGCCGCTGGCCGACAACCTGCCCGTTCTGCTGGGCCTCGTCGGCATCTGGCACCGCAATGCCTGCGGCCACGCCACGCGCGCCGTACTGCCCTATGACCAGAGGCTGGCGCGGCTGCCGGCCTATCTGCAACAGCTCGACATGGAATCGAACGGCAAGCGGGTGACGCTGTCGGGCGCGGCCGTGGGGCGCAGCACCGGCCCGGTGGTCTGGGGCGAGCCGGGCACCAACGGACAGCACGCCTTCATGCAGCTCATGCACCAGGGCACCGAGCCGGTTCCGGCGGAGTTCCTGCTGGCGGCGGAAGGGCACGAACCGGATCTGGCGCACCACCATGCCATCCTTTCCGCCAATGCGCTGGCGCAGGCCGAAGCGCTGATGAAGGGCCGGACCCTCGACGAGGCGAAGGCGCAGCTCGCCGCCCGCGGCCTTTCGCAAGGCGAGATCGACCGTCTGGCGCCCCACCGTGTCTTCCCCGGCAACAGGCCGTCCACCATGCTGCTCTACCGCAAGCTTGACCCGTTCACCTTCGGCCGCATCGTGTCGCTCTACGAGCACCGCGTCTTCGTCGAGGCGGCGATCTGGGACATCAACGCCTTCGACCAGTGGGGCGTGGAGCTCGGCAAGGAACTGGCGACGGGCCTGCAGGGTGTGATCGAGGGTGCCGAAAGCGCGGAAGGCCGCGATGGCTCGACAGCCGGGCTTGTCGGCTGGATCCACGGCTTGCGGCGCGGCTGA
- a CDS encoding class I SAM-dependent RNA methyltransferase, with the protein MALPRPLSGPLSAPGPRRLVIERLGARGDGIAQDEAGREAGFVTGALPGEVVEAAGDGEAPEPGAILTASPERTAPICRFFGACGGCVIQHASPALQAEWKRGLVAQALERAGIAATINPLLDGHGEGRRRVTLHGRRREAESLAGFMRARSHELIAIDHCPILEARLARAPAIATALTGALAASAKPLTILVTATENGLDVDVRGNGPPSEKQRIGLTQLASQLDLARLSIHGDTIVARREPTQRMGRALVTIPPGGFLQPTLAGEALLGRLAMEAVAGAKRVADLFAGSGPFALRLAETAEVTAYESEEAALVALDKAARATPGLRRVLTERRDLFRRPLLPLELKGFDAVVLDPPRAGSEAQCVQLAQSSVPRIAYISCDVGSFARDAALLLKGGYQLDSVTPVDQFRHSAHVELVGILSKARPRAARR; encoded by the coding sequence TTGGCGCTTCCCCGCCCACTTTCCGGCCCGCTTTCCGCCCCCGGCCCGCGCAGGCTCGTCATCGAACGGCTCGGCGCGCGTGGCGACGGCATCGCCCAGGACGAGGCAGGCCGGGAGGCCGGCTTCGTGACGGGCGCGCTGCCGGGCGAAGTGGTGGAGGCCGCCGGCGATGGCGAGGCGCCCGAGCCTGGCGCCATCCTCACCGCCTCTCCCGAGCGCACGGCGCCGATCTGCCGTTTTTTCGGGGCCTGCGGCGGCTGCGTCATCCAGCATGCCAGCCCCGCCCTCCAAGCCGAATGGAAGCGCGGGCTGGTGGCGCAGGCGCTGGAGCGCGCCGGCATCGCCGCCACGATCAACCCGCTACTCGACGGCCATGGCGAGGGACGCCGGCGGGTGACGCTTCACGGCAGGCGGCGCGAGGCGGAATCGCTCGCGGGCTTCATGCGGGCGCGCAGCCACGAGCTGATCGCCATCGATCACTGCCCCATCCTCGAGGCAAGGCTGGCCCGTGCGCCGGCCATCGCCACCGCCTTGACCGGAGCCCTGGCGGCCTCGGCCAAGCCGCTCACCATCCTCGTCACGGCGACGGAGAACGGGCTCGACGTCGACGTGCGCGGCAACGGCCCGCCGAGCGAGAAGCAGCGCATCGGGCTGACGCAGCTGGCGAGCCAGCTCGACCTGGCGCGACTGTCCATCCATGGAGACACCATCGTGGCGCGGCGCGAGCCTACCCAGCGCATGGGGCGGGCTCTGGTGACGATCCCGCCGGGCGGCTTCCTGCAGCCCACGCTCGCGGGCGAGGCTCTTCTGGGCCGGCTCGCCATGGAAGCGGTGGCCGGCGCCAAGCGGGTGGCGGACCTGTTCGCGGGCTCGGGCCCCTTCGCGCTGCGCCTTGCCGAGACGGCGGAGGTCACCGCCTATGAAAGCGAGGAGGCCGCGCTGGTTGCGCTCGACAAGGCCGCGCGCGCCACGCCGGGCCTTCGGCGCGTCCTGACCGAGCGCCGCGACCTGTTCCGGCGTCCGCTGCTGCCGCTGGAGCTCAAGGGCTTCGATGCCGTCGTGCTCGATCCGCCGCGGGCTGGGTCCGAGGCGCAATGCGTGCAGCTCGCGCAATCGTCCGTGCCGCGCATCGCCTACATCTCGTGCGATGTCGGCAGCTTCGCGCGTGATGCCGCCCTGCTTCTGAAGGGCGGATACCAGCTCGACAGCGTGACCCCGGTCGACCAGTTTCGCCATTCGGCCCATGTCGAGCTGGTCGGCATCCTGTCGAAGGCGAGGCCCAGGGCCGCCAGGAGGTGA
- a CDS encoding aspartate aminotransferase family protein, protein MISPILPTYARADVAFERGEGPWLIATTGERFLDFGSGIAVNSLGHSHPHLVRTLQDQAAKLWHTSNLYQMPEGKRLAERLIASTFADTVFFCNSGAEANEAAIKMARKYHSAHGHPERFRIITFEGAFHGRTLATIAAGGQAKYLEGFGPKVEGFDQVPFGDHDALRAAIGPETAAIMIEPIQGEGGLRLVPNQCLRGLRALCDEHGLLLIMDEVQTGVGRTGKLFAHEWSGITPDIMSIAKGIGGGFPMGACLATEAAAIGMTAGTHGTTFGGNPLAMAVGNAVLDVVLADGFLDHVNAVAISFRQKLAAFADSHPTVIEGVRGQGLLVGVKCRVPNTAFQAAARKAGLLSVGAGDNVVRLIPPLTITEDELVEAMARLEQAARTVEADLQRPAAE, encoded by the coding sequence GTGATCTCTCCGATTCTTCCCACCTATGCCCGCGCCGACGTCGCCTTTGAACGGGGCGAAGGCCCCTGGCTGATCGCCACCACCGGCGAGCGCTTCCTCGATTTCGGCTCCGGCATCGCCGTCAATTCGCTGGGCCATTCCCACCCGCATCTGGTCAGGACGCTGCAGGACCAGGCGGCGAAGCTCTGGCACACCTCGAACCTCTACCAGATGCCCGAGGGCAAGCGCCTCGCCGAGAGGCTTATCGCCAGCACCTTCGCGGACACGGTGTTCTTCTGCAATTCGGGCGCGGAAGCCAATGAGGCCGCGATCAAGATGGCGCGGAAGTATCACTCCGCCCATGGCCATCCGGAGCGCTTCCGCATCATCACCTTCGAGGGCGCCTTCCACGGCCGCACGCTGGCAACCATCGCCGCTGGCGGGCAGGCGAAATATCTCGAAGGCTTCGGGCCGAAGGTCGAGGGCTTTGACCAGGTGCCGTTCGGCGATCATGACGCGCTCAGGGCCGCCATCGGCCCCGAAACGGCCGCGATCATGATCGAACCGATCCAGGGCGAGGGCGGGTTGCGCCTGGTGCCCAACCAGTGCCTGCGTGGCCTGCGCGCGCTGTGCGACGAACATGGCCTGCTGCTGATCATGGACGAGGTCCAGACCGGGGTTGGCCGCACGGGCAAGCTCTTCGCGCATGAATGGAGCGGCATCACCCCCGACATCATGTCGATCGCCAAGGGCATCGGCGGCGGCTTTCCCATGGGGGCCTGCCTCGCCACCGAGGCTGCCGCCATCGGCATGACGGCCGGAACGCACGGCACAACCTTCGGCGGCAATCCGCTGGCCATGGCGGTCGGCAACGCGGTGCTCGACGTGGTGCTGGCCGACGGCTTCCTGGACCATGTCAACGCCGTCGCGATCTCCTTCAGGCAGAAGCTCGCCGCCTTCGCCGACAGTCACCCCACCGTGATCGAGGGCGTGCGCGGCCAAGGCTTGCTGGTCGGCGTGAAGTGCCGCGTTCCGAACACCGCGTTCCAGGCCGCCGCGCGCAAGGCGGGCCTGCTCTCGGTCGGCGCCGGTGACAATGTGGTGCGCCTGATCCCGCCGCTCACCATCACCGAGGACGAGCTTGTCGAGGCCATGGCGCGGCTGGAACAGGCGGCCCGGACGGTCGAGGCCGACCTGCAGCGCCCTGCGGCGGAATGA